A single region of the Lotus japonicus ecotype B-129 chromosome 4, LjGifu_v1.2 genome encodes:
- the LOC130714177 gene encoding 40S ribosomal protein S3a-like codes for MREIMTNQATSCDLKELVRKFIPEMIGKEIEKATSSIYPLQNVFIRKVKILKAPKFDLGKLMEVHGDYSEDVGTKVDRPAEETVVEGATEVVGA; via the coding sequence ATGAGGGAGATCATGACTAACCAGGCTACATCCTGTGATCTGAAAGAGTTGGTCCGTAAGTTTATCCCTGAAATGATTGGGAAAGAGATTGAGAAGGCAACCTCTAGCATTTACCCTCTACAGAATGTATTCATTAGAAAAGTGAAGATCTTGAAAGCCCCTAAGTTTGATCTTGGGAAGCTGATGGAGGTTCATGGTGATTATTCAGAGGATGTCGGCACAAAGGTGGACAGGCCTGCTGAGGAAACAGTTGTTGAGGGAGCCACTGAAGTTGTTGGAGCTTGA